One Vanessa atalanta chromosome 6, ilVanAtal1.2, whole genome shotgun sequence genomic window carries:
- the LOC125064622 gene encoding NADH dehydrogenase [ubiquinone] 1 beta subcomplex subunit 11, mitochondrial translates to MAALIKLRHMPVVQRSAWNYFTKTSRNISTSKKNSDTATTACDSKTSEDKNWVSYGFDYTSKEEDTNAHHATYFFSVTLCLVFGGFAWAYAPDVHMRDWSQREAYLELHRREKAGLPPIDPNFINPKNIKLPSEEDLCDVEIII, encoded by the coding sequence atggcTGCTTTAATAAAACTTCGTCACATGCCTGTTGTACAGAGATCTGCTTGGAATTACTTCACGAAAACTAGTCGCAACATTTCCACTTCAAAGAAGAATAGTGATACGGCTACTACAGCTTGCGATTCCAAAACATCAGAAGATAAAAATTGGGTTAGCTACGGTTTCGATTATACTAGCAAGGAGGAAGATACAAACGCGCACCATGCAACCTATTTCTTTTCAGTGACTTTATGTCTTGTCTTTGGAGGATTCGCATGGGCTTATGCTCCTGACGTACACATGAGAGACTGGTCTCAAAGAGAAGCTTATTTAGAACTGCACCGCAGAGAGAAAGCTGGTCTACCCCCCATTGACCCCAATTTTATAAATCCAAAGAACATCAAATTACCATCTGAGGAAGATCTATGTGATGTtgaaattattatctaa